A genomic region of Ictidomys tridecemlineatus isolate mIctTri1 chromosome 10, mIctTri1.hap1, whole genome shotgun sequence contains the following coding sequences:
- the Zbed6 gene encoding zinc finger BED domain-containing protein 6, whose translation MSVCTLSAPVSSLSPRRRCRTFNGAGILGCVSINSNAAEEDVVEGKMVAEGVDKEAKLPAKKKRKKGLRIKGKRRRKKLILAKKFTKDLGSGRPVADAPALLAPTASEQDEESLFESNIEKQIYLPSTRAKTSIVWHFFHVDPQYTWRAICNLCEKSVSRGKPGSHLGTSTLQRHLQARHSPHWTRANKFGVTSGEEDFSLDVSLSPSSPGSNGSFDYIPADSLDDNRMGKKRDKSASDALRAERGRFLIKSNIVKHALIPGTRAKTSAVWNFFYTDPQHISRAVCNICKRSVSRGRPGSHLGTSTLQRHLQATHPIHWAVANKDSGALGNGLDETETESSDLLNDTHGEKSTGSQDLTAEDLSDSDSDEPPVLEVENRSDSPIPVVEQDSLMHEQERETTYCENPASSQISQAIIQMIVEDMHPYNYFSTPAFQRFLQIVAPDYRLPSETYFFTKVVPQLYDCVREKIFLTLENVQSQKIHLTVDIWTHDPSTDYFIVTVHWVSLETDSSPNNGRIPSFRKWAVLCVTGLAKDCLITNILQELNDQIGLWLSPNFLIPSFIVSDNSSNVVHAIKDGGFTHVPCFLHCLNIVIQDFFCEHKSIENMLVAARKTCHHFSHSVKARQILQEFQNDHQLPWKNLKQDETGHWISTFYMLKWLLEHCYSVHHSLGRASGVVLTSLQWTLMTYVCDILKPFEEATQKVSVKTTGLNQVLPLIHHLLLSLQKLREDFQVRGITQALNLVDSLSLKLETDTLLSAMLKSKPCILATLLDPCFKNSLEDFFPQGADLEIYKQILAEEVCNYMESSPETCQIAASEASGPLVTVGVDSYTSSIKEGTSNSGSMDIPATDTVAIGSKGFMFPSAIAVVDEYFKEKYSELSGGDDPLIYWQRKLSIWPALTQVAIQYLSCPMCSWQSECIFTSNSHFHPKQIMSLDFDNIEQLMFLKMNLKNVNYDYSALVLSQDPQNKVVQSNEKEILS comes from the coding sequence atgagtgtatgTACTTTAAGTGCACCagtttcttccctctctcctcgtAGAAGATGCAGAACTTTTAATGGTGCTGGGATTCTGGGATGTGTTTCCATTAATTCTAATGCAGCTGAAGAAGATGTGGTAGAAGGAAAGATGGTGGCAGAAGGCGTGGATAAAGAGGCAAAATTGCctgctaaaaagaaaagaaagaagggttTGCGAATTAAAGGGAAAAGGCGCCGAAAAAAATTGATCCTTGCCAAGAAATTTACTAAGGATTTGGGATCTGGAAGGCCTGTTGCAGATGCTCCTGCTTTGTTAGCCCCCACTGCCTCTGAACAGGATGAAGAAAGTCTTTTCGAGAGCAATATAGAAAAACAGATCTATCTACCTAGTACAAGAGCTAAGACCTCCATTGTGTGGCATTTCTTTCATGTTGATCCCCAGTACACCTGGCGGGCTATTTGTAACCTCTGTGAAAAAAGTGTTAGCAGAGGTAAACCAGGCAGTCATCTTGGTACATCTACTCTTCAGCGACATTTGCAGGCAAGGCATTCACCTCACTGGACCAGGGCCAACAAATTTGGAGTCACTAGTGGGGAGGAGGACTTTAGCTTGGATGTATCTTTATCTCCCTCTTCTCCTGGAAGCAATGGAAGCTTTGATTATATTCCTGCTGATTCATTAGATGATAATAGAATGGGTAAGAAACGTGATAAATCGGCATCTGATGCCCTAAGGGCAGAAAGAGGGAGATTTCTCATCAAAAGTAACATTGTCAAGCATGCCTTAATTCCTGGAACCAGAGCCAAGACATCTGCAGTTTGGAACTTTTTTTACACTGACCCTCAGCACATCTCAAGAGCTGTGTGTAATATATGTAAAAGAAGCGTGAGCCGGGGTAGGCCAGGTTCCCACTTAGGAACTTCAACACTTCAACGACACCTGCAGGCCACACATCCCATCCATTGGGCGGTTGCCAACAAAGACAGTGGTGCTCTTGGAAATGGATTAGATGAGACTGAGACTGAGAGCAGTGATCTTTTGAATGATACGCATGGAGAGAAGTCCACAGGCAGCCAAGATTTAACAGCTGAGGATCTTAGTGACTCTGATTCAGATGAACCTCCTGTGTTAGAGGTTGAAAATAGATCTGATAGTCCTATTCCTGTTGTAGAGCAAGACAGTCTCATGCATgaacaagagagagaaacaacATATTGTGAAAATCCAGCCTCAAGTCAAATAAGTCAGGCAATTATTCAAATGATTGTGGAGGATATGCATCCTTACAACTACTTCTCAACTCCAGCTTTTCAGAGGTTCCTGCAGATTGTGGCTCCTGACTATAGATTGCCATCAGAAACTTACTTTTTCACTAAGGTTGTACCTCAGTTATATGACTGTGTCAGAGAAAAGATTTTCTTAACTTTAGAGAATGTCCAAAGTCAAAAGATCCACCTGACTGTTGACATATGGACCCATGACCCATCTACTGACTATTTCATTGTGACTGTACACTGGGTCTCTTTGGAAACTGACTCTTCTCCCAATAATGGCAGGATCCCCAGTTTTAGAAAGTGGGCTGTGCTTTGTGTTACTGGTTTGGCCAAAGACTGTTTGATAACAAACATTTTACAAGAATTAAATGACCAGATTGGTCTGTGGCTTTCTCCCAATTTCCTTATCCCTAGCTTCATTGTTTCTGATAATTCCTCTAATGTGGTACATGCAATCAAAGATGGTGGTTTTACTCATGTGCCCTGCTTCCTGCATTGTTTAAATATAGTCATTCAGGACTTTTTCTGTGAGCACAAAAGCATCGAGAATATGTTAGTGGCTGCTAGGAAAACCTGTCATCATTTTAGTCATTCAGTCAAGGCCCGGCAGATACTGCAAGAATTCCAAAATGATCACCAGCTTCCATGGAAGAATTTGAAGCAGGATGAAACTGGCCATTGGATTTCTACCTTTTATATGTTAAAGTGGCTTTTGGAGCACTGCTACTCAGTTCACCATAGTCTTGGTAGAGCCAGTGGAGTTGTGCTCACATCTCTTCAGTGGACTTTAATGACATATGTTTGTGATATTCTTAAACCATTTGAGGAAGCCACTCAAAAAGTGAGTGTAAAGACCACAGGATTGAATCAGGTGCTACCCCTAATCCATCATCTACTCCTTTCCCTTCAGAAACTCAGAGAAGATTTTCAAGTCAGAGGTATTACTCAGGCCCTCAATCTGGTGGATAGTTTATCTCTGAAACTTGAAACTGATACCCTACTAAGTGCCATGCTCAAATCCAAACCTTGTATCTTGGCTACTTTGTTAGATCCTTGCTTTAAGAACAGTTTGGAAGACTTTTTTCCTCAAGGTGCTGATTTAGAAATTTATAAACAGATTCTTGCAGAAGAGGTTTGTAATTATATGGAATCTTCACCAGAAACCTGTCAAATTGCAGCTTCAGAAGCATCTGGTCCCTTAGTTACAGTAGGAGTTGATTCATATACCTCATCTATAAAAGAAGGCACCTCCAATTCAGGTTCCATGGATATCCCAGCCACAGACACTGTTGCCATTGGAAGCAAAGGCTTCATGTTTCCTTCTGCAATAGCAGTAGTGGATGAGTACTTCAAAGAGAAGTATTCAGAACTCTCAGGAGGTGATGATCCTTTGATTTATTGGCAAAGGAAACTGAGCATATGGCCAGCTTTGACCCAAGTTGCTATTCAGTATCTAAGTTGCCCCATGTGTAGTTGGCAATCTGAATGTATCTTTACTTCAAATAGCCACTTCCATCCAAAGCAGATCATGAGCCTGGACTTTGACAATATAGAACAGCTGATGTTTCTGaaaatgaacttgaaaaatgTTAACTATGATTATTCTGCATTGGTTCTAAGCCAGGATCCCCAGAATAAGGTTGTtcaaagcaatgaaaaagaaatattgtcttga
- the LOC144367181 gene encoding uncharacterized protein LOC144367181 produces MAIMLLCLLQLAAPLCSYSITIRFYLFWLNTP; encoded by the coding sequence ATGGCTATAATGCTGCTCTGCCTTCTACAGCTTGCTGCACCACTCTGTAGTTACTCTATAACTATACGTTTCTATCTTTTTTGGTTAAACACTCCTTGA